A window from Malania oleifera isolate guangnan ecotype guangnan chromosome 7, ASM2987363v1, whole genome shotgun sequence encodes these proteins:
- the LOC131160005 gene encoding uncharacterized protein LOC131160005, producing the protein METDDQDLVTVEEGRGTPKAEGNSVTAASSLHAPSRIYNQLLECMSIMEEGTNHKDLSPKKPQIQKVPPSMRRRKDNDIYFDPAVVSLGPYHHGKPQLRAAEELKPRVAFEFVANSRHRPDEYYSRVSEVLEEAKSCYLDKLIKDWDDDAFLKMMFLDGCFVLHFLIDVGVFLEHLGWKSASEIRMDIILLENQLPFVVLRVLLDMKFSEPGQDGGEELINFNLDLFLTSCEATKTTKATWRGKGDQQYLHLLQVARSKLFLAKKTKSAKTEGTKIWAKRDFVRKVTFFVLQPKSNQRGSIASPVTQVS; encoded by the exons ATGGAAACTGATGATCAAGATTTGGTGACCGTGGAGGAGGGAAGGGGAACACCAAAAGCAGAAGGAAATAGCGTTACGGCTGCTTCGTCTCTCCATGCACCCTCTCGTATTTACAACCAACTCTTGGAGTGTATGTCCATAATGGAGGAAGGCACCAACCACAAAGATCTTTCACCGAAGAAGCCCCAAATACAGAAGGTTCCTCCGTCGATGCGGCGGAGGAAGGACAACGATATCTACTTCGACCCAGCTGTGGTGTCCCTCGGCCCTTACCACCACGGCAAACCCCAACTGAGAGCTGCAGAAGAGCTTAAGCCCCGAGTGGCTTTCGAGTTCGTCGCCAACAGCCGGCATCGCCCCGATGAGTACTACAGCAGGGTCTCAGAGGTCTTAGAAGAGGCAAAGAGTTGCTATCTCGACAAATTGATCAAGGACTGGGACGACGATGCCTTCCTGAAGATGATGTTCCTCGATGGCTGCTTCGTTTTGCATTTTCTGATTGATGTTGGTGTATTCCTCGAGCATTTGGGTTGGAAGAGTGCGTCTGAAATTCGAATGGACATTATTTTGCTGGAGAACCAGCTCCCCTTCGTAGTTCTCCGAGTCCTCCTGGACATGAAATTCTCAGAACCAGGTCAAGATGGAGGGGAAGAACTCATCAATTTCAACCTTGATCTTTTTCTTACATCCTGCGAGGCAACAAAGACAACAAAGGCAACATGGCGGGGAAAAG GTGATCAACAATACCTTCATCTCCTGCAAGTTGCCCGATCGAAATTGTTCTTAGCTAAAAAAACTAAAAGTGCTAAAACCGAAGGAACTAAAATTTGGGCAAAGAGAGATTTTGTCCGCAAGGTCACTTTTTTCGTTCTGCAACCGAAATCAAATCAAAGGGGATCCATTGCAAGCCCAGTGACACAAGTTTCTTGA
- the LOC131160324 gene encoding uncharacterized protein LOC131160324 has protein sequence MAFRAMGLLLGRLGGNRPFATSTTPEMKPFASAMDSVHSDHPRPKTRGVKAEFAPVYVMLGMVLVAVAIGVHTAKQQLVHSPTVLVKKKKRESFPEVEEPDAVVDSADELLKKSFLRKVAHIQQIDRNLPDPIRGDPFIRPRKAETLKRVGVEPSHH, from the exons ATGGCTTTCAGGGCAATG GGATTGCTGTTGGGTCGACTCGGAGGAAACAGACCCTTCGCCACCTCAACTACTCCCGAGATGAAACCCTTCGCGTCCGCCATGGACTCTGTCCACTCTGATCATCCTCGGCCCAAGACACG GGGAGTGAAGGCGGAGTTTGCGCCGGTGTACGTGATGCTGGGGATGGTGCTGGTGGCGGTGGCGATCGGAGTGCACACGGCGAAGCAGCAGCTGGTCCATTCGCCCACGGtcctagtgaagaagaagaagagggagagcTTCCCGGAGGTGGAGGAGCCTGACGCCGTCGTTGATTCCGCCGACGAGTTGCTCAAGAAATCTTTTCTTAGGAAGGTGGCTCACATCCAACAGATCGACCGCAACCTGCCGGATCCTATCCGGGGCGACCCGTTTATCCG CCCTCGGAAAGCAGAAACATTAAAGAGAGTTGGGGTGGAACCGAGTCACCACTAA